A single Apodemus sylvaticus chromosome 20, mApoSyl1.1, whole genome shotgun sequence DNA region contains:
- the Smim44 gene encoding small integral membrane protein 44: MSPLHAHQVPGSRLPQIFAQAPVESVPAMAGLVDEREAEDWSPAPPMYEEYRPPALDAIRLPRYALYLLMAAILVVAVAYAIVGHLIKDLAHDLADWAFGPKPDQEEESPRELRASLAAEDLEELDLQLALAWRGEEDPAHAPRRTSIAFRDPPVQTNFRRLD; the protein is encoded by the exons GCTCCAGGCTGCCCCAAATCTTTGCACAG GCTCCTGTTGAAAGTGTCCCAGCCATGGCAGGGTTGGTGGATGAAAGAGAGGCCGAGGACTGGAGCCCAGCCCCTCCGATGTATGAGGAGTACCGGCCACCCGCGCTGGATGCCATCCGCCTGCCTCGCTATGCCCTGTATCTGCTGATGGCTGCTATCCTGGTGGTGGCCGTGGCCTACGCCATTGTTGGCCACCTCATCAAAGATCTAGCTCATGACCTGGCTG ACTGGGCCTTTGGCCCTAAGCCTGACCAGGAGGAGGAAAGTCCCCGGGAGCTACGGGCCAGCTTGGCCGCAGAGGACCTGGAAGAGCTGGATCTTCAGCTGGCTCTGGCCTGGCGTGGGGAGGAAGACCCCGCCCATGCTCCTCGCCGCACCTCCATTGCCTTCAGGGACCCGCCAGTGCAAACCAACTTTCGGAGGCTGGACTGA
- the Smim24 gene encoding small integral membrane protein 24, translated as MDTLCRLLLLAAVLLTPAEAQQAPERRLKPWLVGLAAVVGFLFIVFVLMLANRVWCSKSRAEDEEATFRMEHTVNENSKPSKANKKQKKKADRKDGQSNEGLELEEKESSDDERDKKTAL; from the exons ATGGACACCCTGTGTAGACTGCTGCTGCTGGCTGCAGTGCTCCTGACACCCGCCGAGGCCCAGCAGG CCCCAGAGCGCCGCCTGAAGCCCTGGCTGGTGGGCCTGGCCGCAGTAGTGGGCTTTCTGTTTATCGTTTTCGTCCTCATGCTCGCAAATCGTGTGTGGTGCTCCAAAAGCAG aGCAGAGGATGAGGAGGCTACATTCAGAATGGAGCACACTGTGAATGAGAACTCCAAGCCAAG TAAAGCAaacaagaagcagaagaagaaggcGGACAGGAAGGACGGACAGAGCAACGAGGGCTTGGAACTGGAGGAGAAGGAGTCCTCGGATGACGAGAGAGACAAGAAAACAGCTTTGTGA